In Pseudobacter ginsenosidimutans, the following are encoded in one genomic region:
- a CDS encoding RidA family protein, with protein sequence MEKRIINTPDAPAPIGPYSQAVLVNGTVYISGQIAIDPATGNIEATDAGRETEQIMKNLKAVLTAAQLDFGHVVKTTIFLSDMALFPVVNEVYGKSFTGDFPARETVAVKGLPKGVNVEISMIAVK encoded by the coding sequence ATGGAAAAAAGAATCATCAATACACCGGACGCGCCCGCTCCCATCGGGCCTTACAGCCAGGCGGTCCTGGTCAACGGAACAGTATACATTTCAGGTCAGATCGCTATTGATCCTGCAACCGGCAATATCGAAGCCACCGATGCCGGCAGGGAAACTGAGCAGATCATGAAGAATCTGAAAGCTGTACTTACGGCAGCCCAGCTGGATTTCGGACATGTGGTGAAGACCACCATCTTCCTCAGCGATATGGCCCTTTTCCCGGTTGTGAACGAAGTGTACGGCAAATCTTTCACCGGCGATTTCCCTGCGCGCGAAACAGTTGCTGTAAAAGGATTACCAAAAGGTGTGAATGTGGAGATCAGTATGATCGCTGTAAAATAA
- a CDS encoding 3-hydroxyacyl-CoA dehydrogenase family protein: MTIAILADDTLKNEWLQHQFPEDITFIWVDSMSSLTMLDADAYADLLFRNDPERNQHLAKLLPKPVLVNAVEYTTADIRHPFIRINGWPTLLKRNIAEIVLPVSITENAVKELFAAFNWQYQLAPDVPGMITARVLAMIINEAYFTLGAGVSSREEIDIAMKLGTNYPMGPFDWTEKIGLQRVYALLQQLHLTDTRYAPAPALESAVQSQQSNP, encoded by the coding sequence ATGACGATCGCAATACTGGCCGATGATACACTGAAGAATGAATGGTTGCAACATCAATTCCCTGAAGACATCACCTTTATCTGGGTTGATTCCATGAGCTCGCTCACCATGCTGGATGCAGATGCTTATGCAGACCTGCTCTTCCGCAATGATCCCGAGCGCAATCAACACCTGGCAAAACTGCTGCCCAAACCTGTGCTGGTGAATGCCGTGGAATACACAACCGCCGATATCCGTCATCCTTTCATCAGGATCAATGGATGGCCCACATTATTGAAAAGGAATATCGCCGAGATCGTCTTACCTGTATCTATAACCGAAAACGCAGTGAAAGAACTGTTCGCTGCTTTCAACTGGCAGTACCAGCTGGCGCCTGATGTTCCGGGTATGATCACTGCGCGTGTACTGGCCATGATCATCAATGAAGCCTACTTCACACTGGGAGCGGGTGTCAGCAGCAGAGAGGAGATCGACATCGCTATGAAACTCGGCACCAATTATCCCATGGGACCATTCGATTGGACCGAAAAAATAGGATTGCAGCGCGTATACGCCCTGCTGCAGCAATTGCATCTTACCGATACGCGTTATGCTCCCGCACCAGCACTCGAATCTGCCGTCCAATCACAACAATCGAATCCGTAA
- the tsaB gene encoding tRNA (adenosine(37)-N6)-threonylcarbamoyltransferase complex dimerization subunit type 1 TsaB — translation MALLLNIDTATENASISISKDGKALRTMVNNQQRDHAAWIQPAIEQILQETQNTAKDLQGIAVTAGPGSYTGLRVGMATAKGLCFALNIPLITENTLRVMAYAATLQSFPNGDEYSIKAGLKNATILCPMIDARRMEVFTALYDLELNIVEKPAALILDADSFNKELENNSILFLGNGSAKWKPVCNHPHAFFADVIQTAEHLAPLAERLFLQGKFADLAYEEPVYLKEFYSHIKK, via the coding sequence ATGGCGCTACTGCTCAACATAGACACAGCTACAGAGAACGCGAGCATCAGTATTTCAAAAGATGGCAAGGCGCTGCGCACCATGGTGAACAACCAGCAGCGGGATCATGCGGCCTGGATACAACCTGCTATCGAACAAATTTTACAGGAAACGCAAAACACCGCAAAAGATCTTCAGGGTATTGCTGTAACGGCCGGTCCGGGCTCCTATACAGGGCTGCGCGTAGGCATGGCCACAGCGAAAGGATTATGCTTTGCGTTGAATATTCCGCTGATCACAGAAAATACTTTGCGTGTGATGGCTTACGCTGCAACACTACAATCTTTCCCAAATGGGGATGAGTACAGCATTAAAGCCGGATTAAAAAATGCCACGATTCTCTGCCCGATGATCGACGCCAGAAGAATGGAAGTGTTTACTGCTCTGTATGATTTGGAGTTAAACATTGTTGAAAAGCCCGCTGCGCTTATCCTTGACGCTGACTCTTTTAACAAAGAATTAGAAAATAATAGTATACTTTTTCTCGGTAATGGGAGTGCTAAGTGGAAACCTGTATGCAATCATCCGCATGCATTTTTTGCAGATGTGATCCAAACAGCCGAACATTTGGCGCCGCTCGCAGAACGATTATTTTTACAAGGAAAATTTGCCGATCTGGCCTACGAAGAACCCGTTTATCTCAAGGAATTTTATTCTCATATAAAAAAGTAA
- a CDS encoding ArsR/SmtB family transcription factor, with product MNVTSNYSMVLAAEGVPGDSVKVDFLNLKKAAMILRALNHKLRQQILKLIDEHRRLTVTEIYVRLRLEQSVASQHLAILRRAGIVKTERDGKFIYYSVNGSRVAHIMQCVEDLNT from the coding sequence ATGAACGTAACAAGTAATTACTCCATGGTGCTAGCCGCGGAAGGTGTTCCCGGTGATTCCGTAAAAGTAGACTTCCTGAATCTGAAAAAGGCTGCTATGATCTTACGGGCACTGAACCACAAGCTCCGGCAGCAAATCCTGAAGCTCATTGACGAGCACAGACGCCTAACCGTAACGGAAATTTATGTTCGCCTGCGACTGGAACAATCCGTCGCATCCCAACACTTAGCCATTCTTAGAAGAGCGGGAATTGTGAAGACTGAAAGAGATGGCAAATTCATTTACTATTCCGTCAACGGATCCCGTGTTGCTCATATCATGCAATGTGTGGAGGACCTCAATACCTGA
- a CDS encoding MBL fold metallo-hydrolase, translated as MFIKQLYTGCLSEAAYYVESEGQAAIIDPLRDIDSYLQLATERNATIKYIFETHFHADFVSGHLDLQKATGAPIVYGPNTETGFPIHLAKDGETFQLGKLSIQVLHTPGHTLESTCYLLKDEAGKEHAVFTGDTLFVGDVGRPDLSSGNMSKEDLASLLYDSLQNRIATLPDDVIVYPAHGAGSSCGKNLGPETHSTIGEQKKTNYALQPQSREEFIRAVTDGLALPPQYFPINARINKEGYDSLDNILENGLKPLSIPAFKEFQSNEDVIVLDTRKASVFTSGFVPHSISVGLEGRFAEWAGSLLPFDKTIVLVTEAGKERETVVRLARVGFSKMEGYLEGGFEAWQQAGEEVDMIIDVEADELAMDLPFDQHLVVVDVRRETEFADGHIQGAQNIPLAEMTDPGNLATLEEHQNLYVHCAGGYRSVIAASIMKRQGIHNLRNVLGGWGTISKQEGIEIVKEKSVLN; from the coding sequence ATGTTTATTAAGCAGTTATATACAGGATGTTTAAGTGAGGCCGCTTACTACGTGGAAAGTGAAGGACAGGCCGCTATCATCGACCCCCTCCGCGATATCGACAGCTACCTTCAGCTGGCCACTGAACGCAATGCCACCATCAAATATATTTTCGAAACACATTTCCATGCCGATTTCGTGAGTGGCCACCTGGACCTTCAGAAGGCTACAGGTGCCCCTATCGTGTACGGCCCCAATACAGAAACCGGATTTCCCATCCATCTTGCGAAAGATGGCGAAACCTTTCAACTCGGCAAGCTCAGCATCCAGGTGCTGCACACGCCAGGTCATACACTGGAATCCACCTGCTATCTCCTGAAAGATGAAGCAGGAAAAGAGCATGCAGTTTTCACCGGAGACACTTTGTTTGTTGGAGATGTGGGCCGCCCCGATCTCAGCAGCGGCAATATGAGCAAGGAAGACCTCGCATCACTGCTCTACGATTCTTTACAGAACAGGATCGCCACATTGCCCGATGATGTGATCGTGTATCCCGCTCATGGCGCCGGCAGCAGCTGCGGAAAGAACCTCGGTCCTGAAACACACAGCACCATCGGTGAACAGAAAAAAACCAACTATGCATTGCAGCCACAATCCCGCGAAGAATTCATTCGCGCAGTAACTGATGGCCTCGCTCTGCCACCACAATACTTCCCTATCAACGCACGCATCAACAAGGAAGGATACGACAGCCTGGACAATATCCTGGAAAATGGATTGAAGCCGCTCAGCATCCCCGCCTTCAAAGAATTCCAGAGCAATGAAGATGTGATTGTGCTTGATACCAGGAAAGCTTCCGTATTCACTTCAGGATTTGTTCCCCATTCCATCAGTGTTGGCCTCGAAGGCCGCTTTGCTGAATGGGCCGGCAGCCTCCTCCCCTTCGATAAAACCATCGTGCTGGTAACAGAAGCTGGTAAAGAAAGGGAAACTGTGGTTCGACTAGCACGTGTTGGCTTCTCCAAAATGGAAGGTTATCTCGAAGGCGGATTCGAAGCATGGCAGCAAGCCGGTGAAGAAGTGGACATGATCATAGACGTTGAAGCCGATGAACTGGCCATGGACCTGCCTTTCGATCAACACCTGGTTGTTGTGGACGTGAGAAGGGAAACAGAATTTGCAGATGGACATATCCAGGGCGCTCAAAATATTCCGCTCGCGGAAATGACAGACCCGGGCAATCTCGCAACTCTTGAAGAACACCAGAACCTCTACGTTCATTGCGCAGGTGGCTATCGCAGTGTGATCGCCGCTTCCATCATGAAACGCCAGGGTATTCACAATCTTCGCAATGTGCTCGGCGGATGGGGAACCATCAGCAAGCAGGAGGGAATCGAAATTGTGAAAGAGAAAAGTGTTTTGAATTGA